In Carya illinoinensis cultivar Pawnee chromosome 6, C.illinoinensisPawnee_v1, whole genome shotgun sequence, a single genomic region encodes these proteins:
- the LOC122312377 gene encoding nifU-like protein 2, chloroplastic — protein sequence MQSVVNTHLSCCRPQAALEPQSSPSSRSFKSWSLFGTHIFLARGHNPVWRDSCRSVPVRFHSRSRSPVVKAVATPNSAVELPLTAENVDSILDEIRPYLIADGGNVALHEIDGNVVRLKLQGACGSCPSSVTTMKMGIERRLMEKIPEIVAVEPIADEETGLELNEENIEKVLEEIRPYLVGAAGGSLELVAIEEPIVKIRITGPAAGVMTVRVAVTQKLREKIPSIAAVQLL from the exons atgcaatcTGTGGTGAATACGCACTTATCCTGCTGCAGGCCCCAAGCAGCCCTAGAACCTCAGTCCTCACCCTCTTCTCGATCCTTTAAG AGCTGGAGCTTGTTTGGCACACATATTTTTCTCGCGAGGGGTCATAATCCAGTGTGGCGGGATTCATGCCGTTCCGTTCCAGTTCGCTTCCATTCCCGTTCACGCAGTCCAG TTGTGAAGGCTGTTGCTACTCCAAATTCAGCAGTTGAACTGCCACTAACTGCAGAGAATGTTGATAGCATATTGGATGAAATCCGACCTTATCTAATTGCAGATGGGGGAAATGTGGCATTGCATGAGATTGATGGCAATGTTGTACGATTGAAGCTACAGGGAGCATGTGGCTCCTGTCCGAGCTCTGTTACGACAATGAAAATGGGTATTGAGCGCCGTTTGATGGAAAAGATCCCTGAAATAGTTGCAGTGGAACCCATAGCTGATGAAGAAACTGGCCTTGAGCTGAATGAGGAAAATATTGAGAAG GTCCTTGAAGAAATAAGACCGTATCTAGTTGGTGCAGCTGGTGGGTCGCTAGAACTTGTGGCAATCGAGGAGCCGATAGTCAAAATTCGTATAACAGGACCAGCAGCAGGGGTGATGACTGTTCGAGTGGCTGTTACACAGAAACTGCGAGAGAAAATTCCATCCATTGCAGCAGTTCAACTTCTGTAA
- the LOC122313406 gene encoding protein CYPRO4 — MGTSQSRDGFDLADSDSDPYTEEEEEEDEQEQYDDAEDQQKPQTSPATQANSKSLAEVDAKLKSLKLKYGASLSPSSSQNLYSMNSVKLYLHIGGNTPKAKWIVSDKHASYSFVRTSKIDGEDDEDEPDGAMGQSWWVLKVGSKVRARVSTEMQLKLFGDQRRVDFVSNGVWALKFPTDQAFRKFVSEFQDYLFENVHGLKATEENKIKVYGKEFIGWLKPEAADDSMWEDTDDGGQPETPIRASQDLLEEFEEAANGGVQSLTLGALDNSFLVNDIGLQVYRNFNRGIHGKGVSVKFDAGNSSSGRLSTPKKALLMRAETNMLLMSPLNEGKPHTTGLQQLDIETGKIVTDWKFEKDGADITMRDITNDTKGSQLDPSESTFLGLDDNRLCQWDMRDRRGMVQNIAMANSPVLHWTQGHQFSRGTNFQCFATTGDGSIVVGSLDGKIRLYSKSSMRQAKTAFPGLGSPVTNVDVTYDGKWILGTTDTHLILICTLFTDKDGRTKTGFSGRMGNKIPAPRLLKLTPLDSHLAGTNNKFHGGHFSWVTENGKHERHLVATVGKFSVIWDFQQVKNSAHECYRNQQGLKSCYCYKIVLKDESIVESRFMHDKFGVSGDSPEAPLVVATPLKVSSISLSGKRQD; from the exons ATGGGTACCTCTCAGAGCCGCGACGGCTTCGACTTGGCTGACTCCGACTCGGATCCATACactgaagaggaagaggaagaggatgaGCAGGAGCAATACGACGACGCCGAGGACCAACAAAAGCCCCAAACCTCGCCGGCGACCCAAGCTAATTCCAAATCCCTAGCCGAGGTCGACGCCAAGCTCAAATCCCTGAAGCTCAAGTACGGTGCCTCTTTGTCTCCTTCCTCATCGCAAAACCTTTATTCGATGAATTCCGTCAAGCTTTACCTCCACATCGGCGGCAACACCCCCAAAGCCAAGTGGATCGTCTCGGACAAGCACGCATCTTATTCCTTTGTCAGAACCTCCAAAATTGACGGCGAGGATGATGAAGATGAACCGGACGGCGCTATGGGACAGTCTTGGTGGGTACTGAAAGTGGGGTCCAAGGTTCGTGCTAGGGTTTCGACGGAGATGCAATTGAAGTTGTTCGGCGATCAGCGCCGCGTCGATTTTGTATCCAACGGCGTGTGGGCCTTGAAGTTCCCCACCGACCAGGCGTTTAGGAAATTCGTCTCTGAATTTCAGGATTATTTGTTTGAGAATGTGCACGGGCTCAAAGCGACTGAGGAAAACAAGATTAAGGTTTACGGGAAAGAGTTCATTGGGTGGCTGAAGCCCGAGGCGGCGGACGATTCGATGTGGGAGGATACAGACGATGGCGGCCAGCCGGAAACACCTATCCGAGCGAGCCAGGACTTACTAGAGGAGTTTGAGGAGGCTGCGAATGGTGGTGTACAGAGCTTGACACTGGGAGCACTGGATAACAGCTTCTTGGTGAACGATATAGGTCTGCAGGTTTACAGGAATTTTAATCGTGGAATCCATGGGAAAGGTGTTTCTGTCAAATTCGATGCTGGGAACTCGAGTTCGGGCCGATTGTCTACCCCGAAAAAGGCGTTGTTGATGAGGGCCGAGACGAATATGCTCCTTATGAGTCCATTGAATGAAGGGAAGCCCCACACCACGGGGCTTCAACAGCTTGACATTGAGACAGGCAAGATTGTTACGGATTGGAAGTTTGAGAAGGATGGGGCTGATATTACAATGAGGGATATCACCAACGATACTAAGGGGTCCCAATTAGATCCGTCGGAGTCGACCTTTCTGGGGTTGGATGATAATAGGTTATGTCAGTGGGATATGCGTGATCGTAGAGGAATGGTTCAGAACATTGCGATGGCAAATTCACCAGTGTTGCATTGGACGCAGGGGCACCAGTTCTCGAGAGGGACGAATTTTCAGTGCTTTGCGACAACCGGAGACGGGTCGATTGTTGTTGGTTCTCTCGATGGGAAGATAAGGTTGTATTCGAAGTCATCGATGAGGCAGGCCAAGACAGCTTTTCCTGGGCTCGGCTCACCGGTTACAAATGTGGATGTTACGTACGATGGGAAGTGGATTTTAGGCACGACTGACACCCATTTGATCCTCATCTGCACTCTGTTTACAGACAAAGATGGGAGGACAAAGACTGGATTTAGTGGTCGAATGGGGAACAAGATTCCTGCTCCAAGGTTGTTAAAGCTGACTCCTCTGGATTCGCATTTGGCTGGgacaaataataaatttcacgGCGGCCATTTCTCGTGG GTCACTGAAAATGGAAAACATGAGCGCCACCTGGTTGCAACAGTGGGCAAGTTCAGCGTGATATGGGACTTCCAGCAGGTGAAGAACAGTGCTCACGAGTGCTACCGGAATCAGCAAGGCCTTAAAAGCTGTTATTGTTACAAGATTGTATTGAAGGATGAGTCCATTGTTGAGAGCCGTTTCATGCACGATAAGTTTGGTGTTAGCGGTGATTCTCCAGAAGCTCCACTGGTGGTGGCAACCCCTTTGAAAGTTAGCTCTATTAGTCTCTCTGGTAAGCGACAAGATTGA
- the LOC122313808 gene encoding probable LRR receptor-like serine/threonine-protein kinase At1g67720 — translation MKLSVYFLWLVSIPLLVHSLPVPDIRGYLLNCGAGSSGEVTSGSLKYITDEGFVSVGNITTLKTPDLLPVLSTLRYFPDTSARKYCYVIPVTKGGKYLLRTTYYYGGFDGGKEPPVFDQIVDGTKWGTVNTTEDYANGLSSYYEVVVMAMGKTLSVCLARNQKTVSSPFISALELEYLEDSMYNTTDFSKYALITVARSTFGSDQDDIISYPDDEFNRLWQPFNDENPVVISHSNVTSSDFWNLPPAKAFQTAITTSRGKELQIQWPPLALPSTSYYISLYFQDNRTPSPYSWRVFNVSLNGRIFYTDLNVTASGVTVYATKWPLSGQTKIVLTPATGIPVGPVISAGELFQILPLGGRTISRDVMAMNEFARNLDNPPSDWRGDPCLPRENSWTGVACSKGQFARIVTLNLTNAGLSGSLPSSIAKLTGLTHLWLGGNKLSGTIPEMGSLKALQTLHLEKNKLEGQIPQSLGQLAKLHEIFVQNNNLDGKIPPSLQKRKDINIRL, via the exons ATGAAACTCTCCGTATACTTCCTATGGCTCGTCAGCATCCCTCTCCTCGTTCATTCTCTCCCAGTTCCTGACATTAGAG GCTATCTCCTAAACTGCGGTGCGGGCTCGTCTGGTGAGGTAACCTCGGGCAGCCTAAAGTACATCACGGACGAGGGTTTCGTATCAGTTGGCAACATAACCACCCTCAAAACCCCAGACCTGTTGCCCGTACTATCCACCTTGCGGTATTTTCCTGACACGAGCGCACGTAAATATTGCTATGTGATACCTGTAACCAAAGGAGGGAAGTACCTGTTGAGGACGACGTACTATTACGGAGGTTTCGATGGAGGGAAGGAGCCGCCGGTGTTCGACCAGATTGTGGACGGGACTAAGTGGGGCACAGTCAACACCACCGAGGACTATGCGAACGGACTTAGTTCGTATTATGAGGTGGTGGTTATGGCCATGGGGAAGACGCTGAGTGTGTGCTTGGCGAGGAACCAGAAGACTGTTTCCAGCCCCTTTATCTCGGCTCTTGAGCTCGAGTACTTGGAGGATTCCATGTATAACACCACGGATTTTAGTAAGTATGCGCTCATCACGGTTGCGAGGAGTACCTTTGGAAGTGATCAGGATGATATCATAAG TTATCCAGACGACGAATTCAACCGGTTGTGGCAACCATTCAATGACGAGAACCCAGTTGTCATAAGCCACTCCAATGTAACTTCTTCAGACTTTTGGAACCTCCCACCAGCAAAGGCATTCCAAACTGCAATCACAACAAGCCGAGGAAAGGAACTCCAAATCCAGTGGCCACCTTTGGCCCTCCCTAGCACTAGCTACTACATCTCACTCTATTTCCAGGACAATCGGACCCCGAGTCCATACAGCTGGAGAGTCTTCAATGTTTCTCTCAATGGCCGGATTTTCTACACCGATCTTAATGTCACGGCCAGTGGAGTAACCGTCTACGCGACGAAATGGCCTCTTTCTGGGCAGACCAAAATTGTATTGACTCCTGCAACTGGGATACCTGTTGGACCTGTCATCAGTGCTGGTGAATTATTTCAGATTCTTCCTCTCGGTGGAAGGACTATCTCTAGAGATG TGATGGCCATGAATGAGTTCGCCAGAAACTTGGACAACCCACCTTCCGATTGGAGGGGTGATCCTTGCTTACCTAGAGAAAATTCATGGACTGGAGTTGCATGTTCCAAGGGACAATTTGCTCGCATTGTCACTCT GAACTTAACAAATGCTGGGCTGTCCGGCTCACTGCCATCAAGCATTGCCAAGTTAACTGGACTCACCCATCT ttgGCTTGGGGGGAACAAGCTGTCCGGCACCATCCCAGAAATGGGCTCATTGAAAGCACTACAAACTCT GCATTTGGAGAAGAACAAGTTGGAAGGACAAATTCCTCAATCATTAGGCCAACTTGCTAAACTACATGAGAT ATTCGTCCAAAATAACAATCTTGATGGTAAAATTCCTCCTTCGCTACAAAAGAGAAAAGACATTAATATTCG GTTGTAG
- the LOC122313809 gene encoding protein disulfide-isomerase SCO2, with protein sequence MFALYPTSLFFPSKPSALRCRATGDIPVGPSFPRWFHFPSSAEISGVRIGHDVDAAAKDGSARSGAAGNNGLKVNAREKKKWSHWGDSYLDDDSDALPLPMTYPNSSPVPPEEIDRRLRCDPQVQDCKEVVYEWTGKCRSCQGSGFASYYNKRGKEIICKCIPCAGIGYVQKITARKDIEVMEDLDNGRPP encoded by the exons ATGTTTGCTTTATACCCTACCTCTCTCTTCTTCCCATCCAAGCCTTCCGCCCTCCGCTGCCGCGCCACCGGGGACATCCCGGTGGGCCCCTCATTCCCCCGGTGGTTCCACTTCCCCTCCTCGGCCGAAATATCCGGCGTCCGTATCGGCCACGACGTTGACGCAGCCGCCAAGGACGGCTCGGCTAGGAGCGGCGCAGCCGGTAACAACGGCCTGAAAGTCAATGccagagagaagaagaaatggtCTCACTGGGGAGATAGCTACTTGGATGACGATAGCGACGCTCTTCCGCTTCCAATGACCTATCCGAATTCTTCTCCGGTCCCGCCCGAAGAGATCGATCGACGCCTCCGGTGCGATCCCCAAGTTCAG GATTGCAAGGAAGTCGTGTACGAATGGACAGGAAAATGTCGAAGTTGCCAAGGATCCGGATTTGCCAGCTATTATaataaaagaggaaaagagaTCATCTGCAAATGCATACCTTGTGCGGGAATTG GATATGTGCAGAAGATAACAGCTCGCAAGGACATTGAAGTAATGGAGGATTTAGATAATGGAAGACCACCATGA
- the LOC122313596 gene encoding WEB family protein At3g51220-like, translating to MYTILIPNPRGSTTTTMESHHSTNIDYSSNVDASRPFRSVKEAVAIYDERLLLGEFFSPKPCVNIPTLSNFSPTPTESKLEDDDLNDHRSILDTLKKLEAELKETKVELKMLKERESETEVALASLNAELHKNMSKLAEAEAAAAAKALAAREMMSLERSASSKKREEERKRELMYSMEDSPTVAQILSFGDEGYFGIEKKRMKKKPIIPLLGDLFSRKKRSSPVMRT from the coding sequence ATGTATACCATTCTCATCCCCAACCCAAGGGGAAGCACTACCACCACCATGGAATCTCATCATTCGACCAATATCGATTATAGCTCTAATGTTGACGCGTCACGTCCCTTCCGCTCCGTCAAAGAAGCCGTGGCCATCTACGACGAGCGGCTTCTTCTGGGAGAATTTTTCTCTCCAAAGCCTTGCGTGAACATCCCCACTTTGTCGAACTTTTCACCAACTCCTACAGAGTCTAAACTTGAAGATGATGATCTTAATGATCACCGCTCTATTTTAGATACCCTGAAGAAGCTGGAGGCCGAGCTCAAGGAAACGAAGGTGGAGTTGAAGATGTTGAAGGAGAGAGAGTCCGAAACCGAGGTCGCATTGGCTTCGCTGAACGCCGAGCTTCACAAGAACATGTCAAAGTTGGCCGAGGCCGAAGCCGCTGCGGCAGCAAAGGCATTGGCTGCGAGAGAGATGATGAGTTTGGAGAGATCAGCAAGTAGTaagaaaagagaggaagagaggaagagggagtTAATGTATAGTATGGAGGACTCACCCACTGTGGCTCAAATATTAAGCTTTGGTGATGAAGGATATTTTGGGATagagaagaagagaatgaagaagaagCCTATTATTCCTCTGTTGGGAGATTTATTTTCCAGGAAAAAGAGATCGTCTCCTGTTATGCGTACGTAA
- the LOC122313810 gene encoding protein PLANT CADMIUM RESISTANCE 2-like — MYPTAPEYDKHAAEHYSGAVPVSGISNTAHPQSYAPPYIEYGRPVHGGAVKWSTGLCHCCDDPANCVITCCCPCITFGQIAEIVNEGSPSCALSGTIYTLLGLTGFACLYSCCIRSKMRGKFDLKEAPCADCLVHFCCPACALCQEYRELKHHFGFDMGIGWKANEERRRRAVTIAPTMAPGMTR, encoded by the exons ATGTATCCTACAGCACCTGAGTATGATAAACACGCAGCTGAACACTATTCAGGTGCTGTCCCGGTTTCAGGAATTTCAAATACTGCTCACCCACAATCCTATGCTCCTCCATATATAGAGTACGGGAGGCCGGTTCATGGTGGTGCAGTGAAATGGTCAACTGGTCTTTGCCACTGTTGTGATGACCCTGCAAATT GTGTGATTACTTGCTGCTGCCCTTGCATCACATTTGGACAGATCGCTGAGATAGTAAACGAAGGTTCTCCAT CTTGTGCTCTCAGTGGCACGATCTATACTCTTCTGGGTCTTACCGGTTTCGCCTGCTTGTACTCCTGCTGTATTCGCTCAAAAATGAGGGGGAAATTTGACTTGAAAGAGGCACCTTGTGCAGACTGCTTAGTGCACTTCTGCTGTCCGGCTTGTGCTCTATGCCAAGAATACAGAGAGCTCAAGCATCATTTTGGGTTTGATATGGGGATAG GATGGAAAGCCAACGAGGAAAGACGAAGGCGGGCAGTTACAATAGCTCCAACAATGGCACCAGGCATGACAAGGTGA